The proteins below are encoded in one region of Mycobacterium shinjukuense:
- a CDS encoding alpha/beta hydrolase, which produces MATVVGMSRHVTPATILVAVAFSATTVLAGCVPAFGADPRFATDSGARPQGAATTTPPPSGPPPIAAPKNDVSWRDCTSRVSADAGVPAAPGIRLECASYDADLDPVNGGSATVSIGVVRARSNQTPHDAGPLVFTTGSDLPSSTQLPVWLSHAGADVLRNHPIVAVDRRGMGMSTPIDCRDHFDREQMRDQAQFQSGDDPVANLSDISNTATTSCTDAISPGESAYDNAHAASDIERLRNLWDVPALALVGIGNGAQVALTYAGSRPDKVARLILDSPVALGVNAEAAAEQQVKGQQAALDAFAAQCVAVNCALGPDPKGAVTALLSAARSGRGPGGASVAAVANAITAALGFPTGDRVTTTTTVANALAAARSGDVNSLTNLINRADATRDTDGQFVSSCSDAINRPTPDRVRELVVAWPKLYPQFGAVAALNLVKCVHWPSGSPAQPPKNLKIDVLLLGVQNDPIVGNEGVAATAATVINANAASKRVMWQGIGHGASIYSSCALPPLLGYLDSGKLPDTDTYCPA; this is translated from the coding sequence GTGGCTACTGTGGTCGGCATGAGCCGGCACGTCACGCCCGCCACGATTCTGGTCGCGGTGGCCTTCTCGGCGACCACAGTGCTGGCCGGCTGTGTCCCGGCCTTCGGCGCCGACCCGCGCTTCGCCACCGACTCCGGCGCCCGGCCGCAAGGTGCGGCCACCACGACACCGCCGCCCAGCGGTCCACCACCGATCGCCGCTCCCAAGAACGACGTGTCGTGGCGTGACTGCACGTCACGGGTCAGCGCCGACGCGGGCGTTCCGGCCGCGCCTGGCATCAGGCTGGAATGCGCGAGCTATGACGCCGACCTCGACCCGGTCAACGGCGGATCCGCGACGGTGAGCATCGGTGTCGTCCGGGCCCGCTCGAACCAGACGCCGCACGACGCCGGGCCCCTGGTGTTCACCACCGGCTCCGACCTCCCGTCGTCCACACAGTTGCCGGTCTGGTTGTCGCACGCGGGCGCCGACGTGCTGCGAAACCACCCGATTGTCGCCGTCGACCGGCGCGGCATGGGCATGTCGACCCCGATCGACTGCCGTGATCACTTCGACCGCGAACAGATGCGCGATCAGGCCCAGTTCCAGTCCGGCGACGATCCGGTGGCCAACCTGTCCGACATCTCGAACACCGCCACCACCAGTTGCACCGATGCCATCTCGCCCGGCGAATCCGCCTACGACAACGCGCACGCGGCCTCCGATATCGAGCGGCTGCGCAACCTCTGGGATGTCCCCGCCCTGGCGCTGGTCGGAATCGGCAACGGCGCCCAGGTGGCGTTGACCTACGCCGGATCGCGCCCCGACAAGGTCGCCAGGCTGATTCTCGACTCCCCGGTTGCGTTGGGGGTCAACGCCGAAGCGGCCGCCGAGCAACAGGTCAAGGGCCAGCAGGCCGCGCTCGACGCGTTCGCCGCCCAGTGCGTCGCGGTGAACTGCGCACTGGGCCCCGACCCGAAGGGGGCCGTCACCGCGTTGCTGTCCGCTGCCCGCTCCGGCAGGGGGCCCGGCGGCGCGTCGGTGGCGGCCGTCGCCAACGCCATCACCGCCGCGCTGGGCTTCCCCACCGGCGACCGCGTCACCACCACTACCACTGTGGCCAATGCGCTGGCGGCGGCCCGCTCCGGCGACGTCAACTCGCTGACCAACTTGATCAACCGCGCCGATGCCACCCGGGACACCGACGGCCAGTTCGTCAGCTCCTGCAGCGACGCGATCAACCGCCCGACCCCGGATCGGGTGCGCGAACTGGTGGTCGCCTGGCCGAAGCTGTATCCCCAATTCGGCGCGGTGGCCGCGCTCAACCTGGTCAAGTGCGTGCACTGGCCCAGCGGGTCGCCGGCGCAACCGCCCAAAAACCTCAAGATCGACGTCCTGTTGCTGGGTGTGCAGAACGACCCGATCGTGGGCAACGAAGGCGTCGCCGCGACCGCAGCCACCGTGATCAATGCCAATGCCGCCAGCAAGCGGGTGATGTGGCAGGGCATCGGCCACGGCGCCAGCATCTACTCGTCGTGCGCGCTGCCGCCGCTGCTCGGCTATCTGGACAGCGGCAAGCTGCCCGACACCGACACCTACTGTCCCGCCTGA
- the aftC gene encoding arabinofuranan 3-O-arabinosyltransferase, which produces MYGALVTAADSRRPGLRESLLAAFRPPTGAPGTATVLRSVLWPAAILSVLHRSIVLTTNGNITDDFKPVYRAVLNFRHGWDIYNEHFDYVDPHYLYPPGGTLLMAPFGYLPFAPSRYLFISINTVAILIAAYLLLRMFNFTLSSVAAPALILAMFCTETVTNTLVFTNINGCILLLEVLFLRWLLDGSISRQWWAGVAIGLTLVLKPLLGPLLLLPLLNRQWRALAAAVVVPVVINLAALPLVSHPMDFFTRTLPYILGTRDYFNSSIQGNGVYFGLPTWLILGLRILFTAITFGALWLLYRYYRTRDPLFWFATSSGVLLLWSWLVMSLAQGYYSMMLFPFLMTVTLPNSVIRNWPAWLGIYGFMTLDRWLLFNWMRWGRALEYLKITYGWSLLLIVTFTVLYFRYLDAKAENRLASGIDPAWLAAKRASVDA; this is translated from the coding sequence GTGTACGGTGCGCTGGTGACGGCAGCTGACTCGAGGAGACCTGGCCTGCGGGAATCCCTGCTGGCCGCGTTTCGTCCCCCCACCGGCGCACCCGGCACGGCCACCGTCCTGCGGTCGGTGCTCTGGCCCGCGGCCATCCTGTCGGTGCTGCACCGCAGCATCGTGCTGACCACGAACGGCAACATCACCGACGATTTCAAACCGGTCTACCGCGCGGTGCTCAACTTCCGGCACGGCTGGGACATCTACAACGAACACTTCGACTACGTCGACCCGCACTACCTGTACCCACCCGGCGGCACCCTGTTGATGGCGCCCTTCGGATATCTGCCGTTCGCGCCGTCGCGGTATCTGTTCATCTCGATCAACACCGTGGCCATCCTCATCGCCGCCTACTTGCTGCTGCGGATGTTCAACTTCACGCTGAGCTCGGTGGCGGCCCCCGCGCTGATCCTGGCCATGTTCTGCACCGAGACGGTGACCAACACGCTGGTGTTCACCAACATCAACGGCTGCATCCTGTTGCTGGAGGTGCTGTTCCTCCGCTGGCTGCTGGACGGGAGCATCAGCCGACAGTGGTGGGCCGGCGTGGCCATCGGGCTGACGCTGGTGCTCAAGCCCCTGCTCGGTCCGCTGTTGTTGCTGCCGCTGTTGAATCGCCAGTGGCGGGCTCTGGCGGCCGCCGTCGTGGTCCCCGTCGTCATCAACCTGGCCGCGCTGCCGCTGGTCAGCCACCCGATGGACTTCTTCACCCGCACGCTGCCCTACATCCTGGGCACCCGGGACTATTTCAACAGCTCGATCCAGGGCAACGGCGTCTACTTCGGCCTGCCCACATGGCTCATCCTGGGTCTGCGGATCCTGTTCACCGCGATCACCTTCGGCGCCCTGTGGCTGCTGTACCGCTACTACCGCACCCGCGATCCGCTGTTCTGGTTTGCCACCTCGTCGGGGGTGCTGCTGCTGTGGTCGTGGCTGGTGATGTCGCTGGCCCAGGGCTACTACTCGATGATGCTGTTCCCGTTCCTGATGACGGTGACGCTGCCCAACTCGGTGATCCGCAACTGGCCGGCGTGGCTGGGGATCTACGGCTTTATGACGCTGGACCGCTGGCTGCTGTTCAACTGGATGCGGTGGGGACGAGCCCTCGAGTACCTGAAGATCACCTACGGCTGGTCGCTGCTGCTGATCGTCACGTTCACCGTGCTGTACTTCCGCTATCTGGACGCCAAGGCGGAAAACCGGCTGGCTAGCGGCATTGACCCGGCGTGGCTGGCCGCGAAGCGCGCTAGCGTAGACGCATGA
- the msrB gene encoding peptide-methionine (R)-S-oxide reductase MsrB has translation MTPKLELSDDEWRKRLTPEEFAVLRQAGTERPFTGEYTDTKTQGIYQCRACGAELFRSTEKFDSHCGWPSFFDPKSPNAVFLRTDYSLGMKRTEVLCASCYSHLGHVFEGEGYPTPTDKRYCINSIALRLVPGAV, from the coding sequence ATGACCCCGAAGCTGGAACTGTCCGACGACGAGTGGCGTAAGAGGCTCACCCCGGAGGAATTCGCGGTGCTGCGCCAGGCTGGCACCGAGCGGCCGTTCACCGGTGAATACACCGACACCAAGACCCAGGGCATCTACCAGTGTCGGGCCTGTGGTGCCGAATTGTTCCGCAGCACAGAGAAATTCGACTCACACTGCGGCTGGCCGTCGTTCTTCGACCCGAAAAGCCCCAACGCGGTGTTCCTGCGCACCGACTACTCGCTGGGGATGAAGCGAACCGAGGTGTTGTGCGCGAGCTGCTACAGCCACCTGGGCCACGTGTTCGAGGGTGAGGGCTACCCCACGCCGACCGACAAGCGGTATTGCATCAACTCCATCGCGCTGCGCCTGGTTCCGGGCGCCGTATAG
- the hemQ gene encoding hydrogen peroxide-dependent heme synthase — protein sequence MARLDFDALNATLRYLMFSVFSVRPGELGDRREAVIDDAVTFFKQQEERGVVVRGLYDVAGLRADADFMIWTHAERVEALQAAYADFRRTTIVGRACTPVWSSVGLHRPAEFNKSHIPAFLAGEEPGAYICVYPFVRSHEWYLLPDEERRRMLAEHGMAARGYKDVRANTVSAFALGDYEWILAFEAPELDRIVDLMRELRATDARRHARAETPFFTGPRVSVEQLVNSLP from the coding sequence ATGGCACGCCTCGACTTCGACGCCCTGAATGCGACCCTGCGCTACCTGATGTTCTCGGTGTTTTCGGTGCGGCCAGGCGAGCTCGGCGACCGGCGCGAGGCGGTCATCGACGACGCGGTCACGTTTTTCAAGCAGCAGGAGGAGCGCGGCGTCGTGGTGCGCGGCCTCTACGACGTCGCGGGCCTGCGGGCCGACGCCGACTTCATGATCTGGACCCATGCCGAGCGTGTCGAAGCGCTGCAAGCCGCCTACGCCGATTTCCGCCGCACCACCATCGTGGGGCGGGCCTGCACCCCGGTGTGGAGCAGCGTGGGGCTGCACCGGCCGGCCGAGTTCAACAAGAGCCATATCCCGGCGTTTCTGGCCGGCGAGGAGCCCGGCGCCTACATCTGCGTGTATCCGTTCGTGCGGTCCCACGAGTGGTACCTGCTGCCCGACGAGGAACGCCGCCGCATGCTCGCCGAGCACGGCATGGCCGCCCGCGGATACAAGGACGTGCGGGCCAACACGGTGTCGGCGTTCGCGCTGGGCGACTACGAATGGATCCTGGCCTTCGAAGCCCCGGAGTTGGACCGCATCGTCGACCTGATGCGTGAGCTGCGCGCCACCGACGCCAGGCGGCACGCCCGCGCGGAGACCCCGTTTTTCACCGGGCCGCGAGTGTCGGTCGAGCAGCTGGTGAACTCGCTGCCGTGA
- a CDS encoding protoporphyrinogen oxidase — translation MTGSYCVVGGGISGLTAAYRLRLAVGDDATITLFEPGDRLGGILRTERVGGQPMDLGAEAFVLRRPEMPALLAELGLSGRQLAATGARPLIYSQQRLHPLPADTVAGIPSSAASLAGLVDEDTLARIEAEPRRALHWKAGSDPAVAELVADRFGEQTVARLVDPLLGGVYAGSAATIGLRAAAPSVAAALDGGATSLTAAVRQGLPPVGDAPVFGALDGGYQVLVDELVRRSRLRWVRAAVVKLEPGWEVHDDTGARWHADAVIVALPAPRLRHLDGLADLAPRSFAAASRITSASAAVVALAVPGDTPFPHCSGVLVASGEPLRAKAITLSSRKWGPRGDVALLRLSFGRFGDDVAASSSDDDLLAWARDDLATVFGVAVDPVDARVQRWIDAMPQYGPGHGQLVAEVRSGLPPTLGVAGSYLDGIGVPACVGAAGRAVTGVIEALDAQVAR, via the coding sequence ATGACCGGCTCGTATTGCGTGGTCGGCGGCGGAATCTCGGGTCTGACGGCGGCGTACCGGTTGCGGTTGGCCGTCGGTGACGACGCCACCATCACACTGTTCGAGCCCGGCGACCGGCTCGGCGGGATTCTGCGTACCGAGCGGGTGGGCGGCCAGCCGATGGACCTGGGCGCCGAGGCGTTCGTGCTGCGCCGGCCCGAGATGCCGGCGCTGCTGGCCGAACTGGGACTGTCCGGTCGCCAACTGGCCGCGACCGGCGCCCGACCGCTGATCTACAGCCAGCAACGGCTGCACCCGCTGCCGGCGGACACCGTGGCGGGCATTCCGTCCTCGGCGGCATCGCTGGCGGGGCTGGTCGATGAGGACACACTCGCCCGCATCGAGGCCGAACCCCGCCGCGCGCTGCACTGGAAAGCGGGCAGCGACCCGGCGGTGGCCGAGTTGGTGGCCGACCGGTTCGGTGAGCAAACCGTGGCCCGATTGGTGGACCCGCTGCTGGGTGGGGTGTATGCGGGCTCGGCGGCAACGATCGGCCTGCGCGCGGCCGCTCCCAGCGTGGCGGCGGCCCTGGACGGCGGTGCCACCAGTTTGACCGCCGCCGTCCGGCAGGGCTTGCCGCCGGTAGGCGACGCGCCGGTGTTCGGAGCGCTGGATGGTGGCTACCAGGTGCTGGTCGACGAGCTCGTCCGGCGCAGTCGCCTGCGGTGGGTGCGGGCCGCGGTGGTCAAGCTCGAGCCCGGCTGGGAGGTGCACGACGACACCGGCGCCCGCTGGCACGCCGACGCGGTGATCGTGGCGCTGCCGGCCCCGCGGCTGCGCCACCTCGACGGCCTGGCCGACCTGGCCCCCCGCAGCTTCGCCGCGGCCAGCCGGATCACCAGCGCCTCGGCGGCGGTGGTGGCGCTGGCGGTGCCGGGCGACACCCCGTTTCCGCACTGTTCCGGCGTGCTGGTGGCCAGCGGCGAGCCGCTGCGCGCCAAGGCGATCACCCTGTCGTCACGCAAATGGGGCCCGCGCGGTGACGTTGCCCTACTGCGGCTGTCGTTCGGGCGGTTCGGTGACGACGTGGCTGCTTCGAGCTCCGATGACGACCTGCTGGCCTGGGCGCGCGACGACCTGGCCACCGTGTTCGGTGTGGCCGTCGACCCGGTCGATGCGCGTGTGCAGCGCTGGATCGACGCGATGCCGCAGTACGGCCCCGGCCATGGGCAGCTGGTTGCCGAGGTGCGTTCCGGCCTGCCGCCGACCCTGGGCGTGGCGGGCAGCTACCTCGACGGCATCGGCGTCCCGGCCTGCGTCGGCGCCGCCGGTCGCGCGGTCACCGGCGTCATCGAGGCCCTCGACGCACAAGTGGCACGATAG
- the hemE gene encoding uroporphyrinogen decarboxylase, which produces MAALRPVNSPARTRRDLPASPYLAAIAGRKPSRVPVWFMRQAGRSLPEYRALRERHSMLAACFEPEVACEITLQPIRRYDVDAAILFSDIVVPLRAAGVEVDIVADVGPVIADPVRTTADIDAMKPLDPQAIQPVLRTVELLVAALGEVPLIGFAGAPFTLACYLVEGGPSRHHPRTKAMMLAEPASWHALMTKLTDLTIAFLRGQVDAGVDAIQVFDSWAGTLSLADYRQYVLPHSARVFGALAEHGVPMTHFGVGTAELLGAMSEALKPATATAVGVDWRTSLTDAAARVVPGTALQGNLDPAAVLAGWPVVERAARAVVDDGRRAVDAGAAGHVFNLGHGVLPDTDPGVLAELVSLVHSL; this is translated from the coding sequence GTGGCAGCATTGAGGCCAGTGAACAGTCCTGCGCGTACCCGTCGCGACCTTCCGGCGTCGCCCTACCTGGCCGCGATCGCCGGCCGCAAGCCCAGCCGGGTGCCGGTGTGGTTCATGCGGCAGGCCGGCCGGTCGCTGCCCGAATACCGGGCGCTGCGCGAACGGCACAGCATGCTGGCGGCCTGCTTCGAGCCTGAAGTGGCCTGCGAGATCACCCTGCAGCCGATCCGCCGCTACGACGTCGACGCGGCCATCCTGTTCTCCGACATCGTGGTGCCGCTACGCGCCGCCGGCGTCGAGGTGGACATCGTGGCCGACGTCGGACCGGTGATCGCGGACCCGGTGCGCACCACAGCCGATATCGACGCCATGAAACCCCTTGACCCACAAGCGATTCAGCCGGTGCTACGGACGGTTGAGCTGTTGGTCGCCGCGCTGGGCGAGGTTCCACTGATCGGCTTCGCCGGTGCGCCGTTCACGCTGGCGTGCTACTTGGTTGAGGGCGGACCGAGCCGCCACCACCCCCGCACCAAGGCGATGATGCTGGCCGAACCGGCCAGCTGGCACGCGCTGATGACCAAGCTGACCGACCTGACCATCGCGTTTCTGCGCGGCCAGGTCGACGCCGGGGTGGACGCGATCCAGGTATTCGATTCGTGGGCGGGAACGCTGTCGCTGGCCGACTACCGGCAGTACGTGCTGCCGCACAGCGCGCGGGTATTCGGCGCGCTGGCCGAACACGGCGTGCCGATGACGCACTTCGGGGTCGGTACCGCCGAACTGTTGGGCGCGATGTCGGAGGCGCTCAAACCGGCAACGGCGACGGCCGTCGGGGTGGACTGGCGAACGTCGCTGACCGATGCCGCCGCCCGGGTGGTCCCCGGCACCGCGCTGCAGGGCAACCTCGATCCGGCGGCGGTGCTGGCGGGCTGGCCGGTGGTGGAACGCGCCGCACGCGCCGTCGTCGACGACGGACGTCGAGCCGTCGACGCCGGCGCGGCCGGGCACGTCTTCAACCTCGGTCACGGGGTGCTCCCGGACACCGATCCGGGCGTGCTGGCCGAGCTGGTGTCGCTGGTCCACTCGCTATGA
- a CDS encoding enoyl-CoA hydratase/isomerase family protein, which produces MPATYDDFPTLRFEPTDHGVLHLVLDAPGLNSVGPEMHRDLADIWPVIERDPAVKVVLVRGAGNAFSSGGSFDLIAETIGDYQGRLRIMREARDLVLNLVNFDKPVVSAIRGPAVGAGLVVALLADISVAGRTARIIDGHTKLGVAAGDHAAICWPLLVGMAKAKYYLLTCETLRGEEAERIGLVSTCVDDDQVLPTATRVADDLAKGAHNAIRWTKRSLNHWYRMFAPTFEASLGLEFLGFAGPDVREGLAAQREKRPARFDAGADG; this is translated from the coding sequence ATGCCCGCCACCTACGACGACTTCCCCACCCTTCGGTTCGAACCCACCGACCACGGCGTGCTGCACCTGGTTCTGGACGCGCCCGGGCTCAACTCGGTCGGGCCCGAGATGCACCGCGATCTTGCCGACATCTGGCCGGTGATCGAACGCGACCCGGCCGTCAAGGTGGTCTTGGTCCGCGGCGCAGGCAATGCGTTTTCCTCCGGCGGCAGCTTCGACCTGATCGCCGAAACCATCGGCGACTATCAGGGCCGGCTGCGCATCATGCGCGAGGCCCGCGACCTGGTACTCAACCTGGTCAACTTCGACAAGCCGGTGGTCTCGGCCATCCGCGGCCCGGCGGTCGGGGCGGGTCTGGTGGTGGCGTTGCTCGCCGACATCTCGGTGGCGGGCCGCACCGCCAGAATCATCGACGGGCACACCAAACTCGGGGTCGCCGCGGGGGATCACGCCGCGATCTGCTGGCCCCTGCTGGTCGGCATGGCCAAGGCCAAGTACTACCTGCTTACCTGCGAGACGCTGCGCGGCGAGGAGGCCGAGCGCATCGGCCTGGTGTCGACCTGCGTCGACGACGACCAAGTACTGCCCACCGCGACCCGGGTGGCCGACGACCTCGCCAAGGGCGCTCACAACGCGATCCGCTGGACCAAACGCAGCCTCAATCACTGGTACCGCATGTTCGCGCCCACCTTCGAAGCATCGCTCGGCCTGGAATTCCTCGGCTTCGCCGGCCCCGACGTGCGGGAAGGTCTGGCCGCGCAGCGCGAGAAGCGGCCAGCGCGATTCGACGCCGGCGCCGACGGCTGA
- a CDS encoding ribonuclease D: MSDPGAEQPGGTEVEPTPLLHPADGVPELAVTARQIEAAAELLDRGSGPFAVDAERASGFRYSNRAYLIQIRRADAGTVLIDPVSHGGDALTVLRPVAEVLGADEWILHSADQDLPCLAEVGMRPSALYDTELAGRLAGFDRVNLAAMVQRLLGLGLAKGHGAADWSKRPLPPAWLNYAALDVELLIELRAAISEVLAAQGKTDWAAQEFEHLRTAPPVAARPDRWRRTSGIHRVQDRRALAAVRELWTTRDLIAQRRDIAPRRILPDSAIIDAAVKDPKSIDDLIALPVFGGRNQRRQAPTWLAALETARKTPDPPEIIEAPNGPPPPGRWGKRKPDAAARLTAARAALAAVTHRVGVPVENLVSPDLVRRLCWDWQGGIDPVRAVDEYLRAGQARVWQRELVVPVLAAAMTRAADAGSDER; this comes from the coding sequence ATGAGCGACCCGGGGGCCGAGCAGCCCGGCGGCACTGAAGTCGAACCCACCCCGCTGCTGCACCCGGCCGACGGGGTTCCGGAGCTGGCGGTGACCGCCCGCCAGATCGAGGCGGCCGCGGAACTCTTGGACCGCGGTAGCGGGCCCTTTGCGGTCGACGCCGAGCGGGCGTCGGGTTTCCGCTATTCCAACCGGGCCTACCTGATCCAGATCCGGCGGGCCGACGCCGGCACCGTGCTCATCGACCCGGTCAGCCATGGCGGCGACGCACTGACCGTGCTGCGGCCGGTCGCCGAAGTGCTCGGCGCAGACGAATGGATCCTGCACTCCGCCGATCAGGATCTGCCCTGCTTGGCCGAGGTCGGAATGCGGCCGTCGGCGCTGTATGACACCGAGCTTGCCGGACGGCTGGCCGGGTTCGACCGGGTGAACCTGGCGGCCATGGTCCAGCGGCTGCTGGGTCTGGGACTGGCCAAGGGGCACGGCGCGGCCGACTGGTCCAAGCGCCCACTGCCGCCGGCCTGGCTCAACTATGCGGCCCTGGACGTGGAGCTGCTCATCGAACTGCGCGCGGCGATCTCGGAAGTGCTCGCCGCGCAAGGCAAAACAGACTGGGCCGCACAGGAATTCGAGCATCTGCGAACGGCCCCGCCGGTGGCTGCCCGGCCGGATCGGTGGCGGCGAACCTCGGGTATCCACAGAGTGCAAGACCGGCGCGCCCTCGCCGCGGTCCGCGAGTTGTGGACGACGCGCGACCTGATCGCCCAGCGCCGCGACATCGCGCCCCGCCGTATTCTGCCCGACTCGGCCATCATCGACGCCGCCGTCAAGGACCCGAAGTCCATCGACGACCTCATCGCGTTGCCGGTGTTCGGCGGGCGAAACCAGCGCCGCCAGGCCCCGACGTGGCTGGCCGCGCTGGAAACCGCCCGGAAAACCCCGGATCCGCCGGAGATCATCGAGGCGCCCAACGGGCCGCCACCACCGGGGCGGTGGGGCAAGCGCAAACCCGACGCCGCCGCGCGGCTGACCGCCGCCCGCGCAGCGCTGGCCGCGGTGACGCACCGGGTGGGGGTGCCGGTGGAGAACCTGGTCTCGCCGGACTTGGTGCGGCGGCTGTGCTGGGACTGGCAGGGCGGGATCGACCCGGTCCGCGCCGTCGACGAGTACTTGCGTGCCGGCCAGGCGCGGGTGTGGCAGCGTGAACTCGTGGTCCCGGTGCTGGCCGCGGCGATGACGCGGGCCGCCGACGCCGGCTCCGACGAGCGTTAG
- the dxs gene encoding 1-deoxy-D-xylulose-5-phosphate synthase translates to MLEQIRGPADLQHLSQQQLRDLAAEIREFLVHKVAATGGHLGPNLGVVELTLALHRVFDSPHDPIIFDTGHQAYVHKMLTGRSRDFETLRSKGGLSGYPCRAESEHDWVESSHASAALSYADGLAKAFELTGHRNRHVVAVVGDGALTGGMCWEALNNIAASRRPVIVVVNDNGRSYAPTIGGVADHLATLRLQPAYEQLLEKGRSVIRAVPLVGEVCYHFLHSVKAGLKDSLSPQLLFTDLGLKYVGPVDGHDERAVEVALRSARGFGAPVIVHVVTRKGMGYPPAEADEAEQMHSTVPINPATGQATTVAGPGWTATFSDALIGYGHQRRDVVAITAAMPGPTGLTAFGRRFPDRLFDVGIAEQHALTSAAGLAMGGMHPVVAIYSTFLNRAFDQIMMDVALHKLPVTMVLDRAGITGSDGPSHNGMWDLSMLGIVPGIRVAAPRDATRLREELGEALDIDDGPTALRFPKGDVGEDIPALQRRDGVDVLAVPAGGLGHDVLLVAVGAFAAMALAVAKRLHNQGIGVTVIDPRWVLPVSDVVRELAVQHKLLVTLEDNGVNGGVGSAVSAALRRAEIDVPCRDVGLPQEFFDHASRSEVLADLGLTDQDVARRITGWVAALGTFAADAVADSGAEIPERFD, encoded by the coding sequence ATGCTGGAACAGATCCGCGGCCCCGCCGATCTGCAGCACCTTTCCCAACAGCAGCTGCGGGACCTGGCTGCCGAGATCCGGGAATTCCTGGTCCACAAGGTGGCCGCTACGGGCGGACATCTGGGGCCGAACCTGGGCGTTGTCGAGCTGACGCTGGCGCTGCATCGGGTGTTCGACTCGCCACACGACCCGATCATCTTCGACACCGGCCACCAGGCATACGTCCACAAGATGCTGACCGGACGCAGCCGGGATTTCGAAACCCTGCGCAGCAAGGGTGGACTGTCGGGCTATCCGTGCCGCGCCGAAAGCGAACACGACTGGGTGGAGTCCAGCCATGCCAGTGCGGCATTGTCGTATGCCGACGGCTTGGCCAAGGCGTTCGAGCTGACCGGACACCGCAACCGGCACGTGGTCGCGGTGGTCGGCGACGGCGCGCTCACCGGCGGCATGTGCTGGGAGGCGCTGAACAATATCGCCGCGTCCCGCCGGCCGGTGATCGTCGTCGTCAACGACAACGGTCGCAGCTACGCGCCGACCATCGGGGGGGTCGCCGACCACCTGGCCACCTTGCGCCTGCAGCCGGCCTACGAACAATTGCTGGAAAAGGGCCGCAGCGTGATCCGCGCCGTGCCGCTTGTCGGCGAGGTCTGCTACCACTTCCTGCACAGCGTCAAGGCCGGCCTCAAGGATTCCTTGTCGCCACAGCTGCTGTTCACCGATCTCGGGTTGAAATACGTCGGCCCGGTCGACGGCCACGATGAGCGGGCGGTGGAGGTCGCGCTGCGCAGCGCCCGCGGCTTCGGCGCCCCGGTGATCGTGCATGTCGTCACCCGCAAGGGCATGGGCTACCCCCCGGCCGAGGCGGACGAGGCCGAGCAGATGCACTCCACCGTCCCGATCAACCCGGCCACCGGGCAAGCCACCACGGTGGCCGGCCCGGGCTGGACGGCCACCTTCTCCGATGCGCTGATCGGCTACGGACACCAGCGCCGCGACGTCGTGGCCATCACCGCGGCCATGCCCGGCCCCACCGGACTCACGGCGTTCGGGCGGCGGTTTCCGGATCGGCTGTTCGACGTCGGCATCGCCGAGCAACACGCATTGACGTCAGCGGCCGGGCTGGCCATGGGCGGGATGCACCCGGTGGTGGCGATCTATTCGACGTTCCTCAACCGGGCGTTCGACCAGATCATGATGGACGTGGCGCTGCACAAGCTGCCGGTCACCATGGTGCTCGACCGGGCCGGAATCACCGGTTCCGACGGTCCCAGCCACAACGGCATGTGGGATTTGTCGATGCTGGGCATCGTGCCCGGCATCCGGGTGGCCGCACCCCGCGACGCTACCCGATTGCGCGAGGAACTCGGCGAGGCGCTCGACATCGACGACGGCCCGACGGCGTTGCGGTTCCCCAAAGGCGATGTGGGTGAAGATATTCCGGCTTTGCAGCGGCGTGACGGAGTGGATGTGCTCGCGGTGCCGGCCGGCGGTTTGGGCCACGACGTGCTGCTGGTGGCGGTTGGCGCGTTCGCCGCGATGGCGTTGGCCGTGGCCAAGCGGCTGCACAACCAGGGGATCGGCGTGACGGTGATCGACCCGCGCTGGGTGTTGCCGGTGTCCGACGTCGTTCGTGAACTGGCGGTGCAGCACAAGCTGCTGGTCACGCTGGAGGACAACGGGGTCAACGGGGGTGTGGGCTCGGCGGTGTCGGCCGCGCTGCGGCGCGCGGAGATCGACGTCCCGTGCCGTGACGTCGGGTTGCCGCAGGAGTTCTTCGATCACGCGTCTCGCAGCGAGGTGCTGGCCGACCTGGGGCTCACTGACCAGGACGTGGCACGCCGGATCACCGGTTGGGTGGCGGCACTGGGCACGTTCGCGGCTGATGCGGTGGCTGATTCTGGGGCCGAAATCCCGGAACGCTTCGACTAA